A window of Methanocaldococcus vulcanius M7 genomic DNA:
TTCCAGCAGTTCCATTTAATAAAGACATTAACCGCTTTAGAAAATGTAGAACTTCCGATGATGCTCGATGAAAAAGATAAAAGATATAGAAGAAGAAAGGCAAAAAAACTTTTAAAGATGGTGGGGTTGGAAAAAAGAATCAATCATTACCCACATCAATTAAGTGGAGGACAACAGCAAAGAGTTGCAATAGCGAGGGCTTTGGCAAACGACCCGAAAATAATATTTGCTGATGAACCAACAGGAAATTTAGATAGTAAAAGTGGTGAAGTTGTCATGAATATTTTAAAAGAACTGAATGAAAAAGGGATAACGATAATTATGGTTACACATGAGCAGGAGTTGACAAGATACGCTTCAAAAATCGTTAAGTTAAAAGATGGAGAGATCGTGGAAATCGTGGAGAAATAAGAGAAATAAATAAAAATAATTGAAAATAAAATAACAAAAAACAAAATATGAATAAAAATAAAATAATAAAGAAGTAAGAACCGATAAACAAAACGTGAGATTATGAAGTATGATAGTAGGGTTGTGGAGAGGGGAAAAGCGTACTATAAAAACAATTTAGTTAAATACTGTATTAAATTTGGAGATTTCCTCTTTGGAGAGGTTTTTGGATCTGAACTTTATAGAGTTAAGGTAGATCTGAAAGATCACTCTTCTATATGTTCATGCCCTTATAGATTCAACTGTAAGCATGGATATGCGTTAATAGAGGCCTATAAAAATAATAACTACATTGATGGAGATGAAATATTTAATAATTTAAAAAATAAATCAAAAGAAGAGTTATTAGATATTTTAAAGGAACTGGTTGTTAAAAACTATTTATGGGATTGTTTTGTTGATGTAGATAGTTTAATATATAGAGCTATTGGTATAATAAAACTAATTCCAATAGAGAAAAAACATATCTTTACCCTTATTTCTTTTCTTAGAAACTGTTTTGTTAAAAATGCAAAAGATGAAGAACTTTTAAGGGTTATAGTTGAGATGTTAAAAATGGATCTGGATTTTAACGATTCCAATATAATTGAGGCGTTAACGTTGATATTGGATGAGATTTTTGAAAGAAAAAATAAAGAAACAATAAAAAAACTTGTAGATCTATATAGGAAGAATAGAAAAGAGTTATGGTTAGTTCAAGATTATCTTATTGAGAACTGGGATTATCTTGATGAATTTAAGTGAGTAAATTATAAGTAAAGGTGAGTTGGAGCTTCTTTTTGATTAACCTTTAATTTTTTGAGAGAGATCTCTAAATCTTCTTTATTTATATAATCTCTACCTTCTAATATTGCCCTATGGAGGGCTGGCTTTAAAAATTTCTCCTTAATGTCTCTGCCACTAAATCCTTTCGTTTTTTCTACAAATTCCTTTAAATTTGCTTTAATTGGAATTGGCATCTTTTTAGCATAGAGTTCCATAATTTTTAATCGTTCTTTATCATCTGGAAGCTTAAACTCTATTTCCTCCTCAAATCTACTTCTAATTGCTGAATCAAGCATTGCAGGATTGTTGGTTGCAGCAATAGTTACAACTCCCTCATTTTCTTTGATACCATCTAACTCTGTTAAAAGTGCATTAACGACCTCAGAAACATCTCCTCTAAGTGATTGATACTCCCTACTTAATCCTATTGCATCCAACTCATCTATAAATACAACACAAGGAGCATTTTCTGATGCTTTTTGATACAACTCTCTGATCATTTTAGAAGCATCTCCTACATGCTCTCCTATCAATTCAGGAGCTTTTACCAATATAAATGAAGAATTTGTCTCGGTAGCAAGTGCTCTCGCCATAAGTGTTTTCCCAGTTCCGGGAGGTCCGTAAAATAAAACATTCTTTGGAGCCCAGTCCCCGAAGAGTTCTGGATCTTCCAGATACTTCATAATTATCCTACACTTCTTTTTTGCCTCTTCCTGCCCAACGATCTCGCTAAACTTAGCTTTTTTAAATTGTGTTCTTATAACTTTTTTTGGAGTTTGAAGTTTAAAAACCGTCTCGCTTGTGATCATCCCTCCATCTTTTGGATATGTAGAGAGAACTTTAAATGCATAATCAGGAATTATCGAATTATCAAAAAGATAATCCCCTTCTTTAACAATCTCTCCAATCCATTGATCTCTCGCGTAAATATTAAATAATACAGGATCCTCAGCAGACACACTGACGTTCTCGCTTCCCATTTTTATAGGAAAGCCAGCTGGCTCTATAACCACATACTTTAATGATGGAATTGTATCATCGTAAGTTTTAATCTTTGAAAATGTCTTTATTTTTATTGGAGTTAATCCAATCTTATTCATAATAATCACCAATTTAGTGATGATAAAGGGCAACTATATTTATATTTATTAGGTTATATTAATAATTTACCTCACAAAAATCAAGGGGGATGAGATGACATCGACGGACTTGTTTTTCTTTTTCTTCTTATTTTTCTTATTTATATATCCAGAGATGATGTTAAGATACAAGATAATGAGAAGATTGAGATGTATTAAAGAGATTGAGAAAGAAAGAGGAACGAGAGTTATTGCAATGATACACAGACAGGAAGCGTTAACTTTTTTAGGAATTCCATTATATAAATATATCACTATTGAAGATAGCGAGGAAATTTTAAGGGCTATACGTTTAACCCCCGAGGATATGCCTATTGACTTAATAATACACACTCCAGGAGGTTTGGCTTTGG
This region includes:
- a CDS encoding ABC transporter ATP-binding protein; this encodes MIKVKNVWKIYGKGEAKTIALKNINLEIEKGEFVMIMGPSGCGKSTLLNILGLLDVPTKGAVHYKGRKTSSMSENERAVFRRKIGGFVFQQFHLIKTLTALENVELPMMLDEKDKRYRRRKAKKLLKMVGLEKRINHYPHQLSGGQQQRVAIARALANDPKIIFADEPTGNLDSKSGEVVMNILKELNEKGITIIMVTHEQELTRYASKIVKLKDGEIVEIVEK
- a CDS encoding SWIM zinc finger family protein, which produces MKYDSRVVERGKAYYKNNLVKYCIKFGDFLFGEVFGSELYRVKVDLKDHSSICSCPYRFNCKHGYALIEAYKNNNYIDGDEIFNNLKNKSKEELLDILKELVVKNYLWDCFVDVDSLIYRAIGIIKLIPIEKKHIFTLISFLRNCFVKNAKDEELLRVIVEMLKMDLDFNDSNIIEALTLILDEIFERKNKETIKKLVDLYRKNRKELWLVQDYLIENWDYLDEFK
- a CDS encoding AAA family ATPase produces the protein MNKIGLTPIKIKTFSKIKTYDDTIPSLKYVVIEPAGFPIKMGSENVSVSAEDPVLFNIYARDQWIGEIVKEGDYLFDNSIIPDYAFKVLSTYPKDGGMITSETVFKLQTPKKVIRTQFKKAKFSEIVGQEEAKKKCRIIMKYLEDPELFGDWAPKNVLFYGPPGTGKTLMARALATETNSSFILVKAPELIGEHVGDASKMIRELYQKASENAPCVVFIDELDAIGLSREYQSLRGDVSEVVNALLTELDGIKENEGVVTIAATNNPAMLDSAIRSRFEEEIEFKLPDDKERLKIMELYAKKMPIPIKANLKEFVEKTKGFSGRDIKEKFLKPALHRAILEGRDYINKEDLEISLKKLKVNQKEAPTHLYL